One genomic region from Augochlora pura isolate Apur16 chromosome 7, APUR_v2.2.1, whole genome shotgun sequence encodes:
- the LOC144473449 gene encoding odorant receptor 4-like, translated as MKPGKAPDQNAGEPRNPYYEEDVVYIFKPSRWILKSIGIWPGFLKGGNTLLEKLAVGLSNTILTFSIIPFTLYLVLEEKNAMVIVRLMGSVIYCWLSLFKYWSIIACKPTLKHCIQIVKDDWKEVERREDRELMLKYGNMSRHLTILCVVLMYSGGFMYHTLVQYAIGSHVDENNRTIKPLSYRAYSGLFDPQKRPYYDLVFAMHVMCGYIINSVSISLCALAALFATHICGQIDILILHLQNLANQKKKAELNPRLAKIVKHHVRTLRFSSMIETLLQEACFMEFIGSTLIICMLEYYTLMDWKDNNRVSLVTYFLLLLSFMFNIFILCYIGDLLVEKTGNVGMLCFTIDWYRLPVETMRSLILIIGISRFPSKISAGKIADLNLSTFGSIIKSSLVYLSFLRTSVA; from the exons ATGAAACCTGGCAAAGCACCAGACCAGAATGCCGGCGAGCCGCGTAACCCGTACTACGAAGAAGACGTCGTCTACATTTTCAAGCCGAGCAGATGGATCTTGAAATCGATCGGCATTTGGCCAGGCTTCTTGAAAGGCGGCAATACGCTGCTCGAAAAACTCGCTGTCGGTCTCTCCAACACTATCCTAACGTTTTCAATAATACCGTTTACCCTGTATCTCGTGTTGGAAGAAAAGAACGCGATGGTGATAGTAAGGCTTATGGGGTCGGTGATCTACTGTTGGCTGTCTCTGTTCAAATATTGGTCGATCATCGCGTGCAAGCCTACTCTCAAGCACTGCATTCAGATCGTGAAGGACGACTGGAAAGAG GTGGAGCGAAGGGAAGACCGCGAATTGATGCTGAAGTACGGTAACATGAGCCGACACCTAACGATACTGTGCGTGGTGTTGATGTACTCGGGCGGTTTCATGTACCATACGCTCGTGCAGTACGCCATCGGTTCGCACGTCGACGAAAACAATCGGACGATCAAACCGCTGAGTTATCGCGCGTACAGCGGACTCTTCGATCCACAGAAGAGGCCCTATTACGATTTGGTCTTCGCTATGCACGTTATGTGCggttacattattaattccgTGTCGATCAGTCTGTGCGCGCTGGCCGCGTTATTCGCCACTCACATCTGCGGCCAGATCGACATTTTGATACTGCATCTGCAAAACTTGGCGAACCAGAAGAAGAAAGCTGAGTTGAATCCGCGATTGGCGAAGATCGTCAAACACCACGTGCGTACGCTAAG ATTTTCCTCAATGATAGAGACGCTTCTGCAAGAAGCGTGTTTCATGGAATTCATTGGCTCAACTTTAATCATTTGTATGCtcgaatattatactttaatg GATTGGAAAGACAACAACAGAGTCAGTCTTGTTACGTACTTCTTGCTACTACTATCTTTTATGTTCAATATATTCATACTGTGCTACATTGGCGATCTTCTAGTGGAAAAA ACCGGTAATGTTGGAATGCTATGTTTTACAATCGATTGGTATCGTCTGCCCGTTGAAACGATGCGCAGCCTAATATTAATCATCGGCATATCAAGATTTCCCTCGAAAATCTCTGCTGGCAAAATAGCTGATTTAAATCTGTCGACTTTTGGAAGC ATTATCAAATCGTCACTGGTCTATTTAAGTTTCCTACGAACATCCGTTGCGTAA